Proteins encoded in a region of the Melospiza georgiana isolate bMelGeo1 chromosome 2, bMelGeo1.pri, whole genome shotgun sequence genome:
- the NYX gene encoding nyctalopin, with protein MFAIVLLNVILWVPQAQGAWACVRSCPPSCVCTPERSCSVRCDRAGLGQIPSEFPCEASSINLDKNSIKFLSERAFGTLPSLKSLSLNHNNISFITPGAFKGLPSLTELRMAHNEYIRYLHTRTFTALRRLVRLDLADCNLFNIPDRIFIELPALQELFCFQNNFRRIPGAIRGMENLTHVYLERNRIEAVAYNSLQGLTKLKYLNLQDNKINVIHERAFQGCQRMEYLYLNDNLISELPENSFDGLRRLKMLNLGGNFLRNISNTWFRDLGELEFLYLDRNRISYIEEGAFENLTSLVALHLNSNNLTTLPFSVFEPVYFLGRLYLFRNPWECDCRLEWLKEWMENYRLVRDIPCASPSSVAGVDLTDVLFERSPEGFCLDPEELNVTSERPTPSEEPWSTTESKFNSLISKLLLQMGLPEEVANATEVYSNSTQLDGQTEGVSSGVGEDRTEAGSCSLYLPALLAVIVLLCK; from the exons ATGTTTGCCATCGTTCTTCTAAATG TGATCCTTTGGGTCCCCCAGGCGCAGGGGGCATGGGCCTGCGTGcgctcctgccctcccagctgcGTGTGCACCCCGGAGCGGAGCTGCTCCGTGCGCTGTGACCGTGCCGGCCTGGGCCAGATCCCCAGTGAGTTCCCCTGCGAGGCCTCCTCCATCAACCTGGATAAAAACAGCATCAAGTTCCTGTCCGAGAGGGCCTTCGGGACGCTGCCTTCCCTCAAGTCCCTGTCGCTGAACCACAACAACATCTCCTTCATCACGCCGGGCGCCTTCAAGGGGCTGCCCAGCCTGACGGAGCTGAGGATGGCCCACAACGAGTACATCCGCTACCTGCACACCCGCACCTTCACCGCGCTGCGCCGCCTCGTCAGGCTGGACCTGGCCGACTGCAACCTCTTCAACATCCCTGACAGGATCTTCATCGAGCTGCCcgctctgcaggagctgttcTGCTTCCAGAACAACTTCCGAAGGATCCCAGGCGCCATCAGGGGCATGGAGAACTTGACCCATGTGTACCTGGAGAGGAACAGGATCGAGGCAGTGGCCTACAACTCCCTGCAGGGCCTGACCAAGCTGAAATACCTGAATCTGCAGGATAACAAGATAAATGTCATCCACGAGCGAGCTTTTCAGGGCTGTCAGAGGATGGAGTACCTCTACCTGAATGACAACTTGATCAGTGAGCTTCCAGAAAACTCCTTTGATGGCCTGAGGCGTCTAAAGATGCTCAACCTGGGAGGGAATTTTCTCAGGAACATTTCCAACACCTGGTTCCGGGACTTGGGGGAGCTGGAGTTCCTCTACCTGGACCGCAACAGGATCAGCTACATCGAGGAAGGGGCTTTTGAGAACCTCACCAGCCTGGTGGCTCTGCACTTGAACAGCAACAACCTGACGACACTGCCCTTCTCCGTGTTCGAGCCCGTGTACTTCCTGGGCCGCCTGTACCTCTTCCGCAACCCCTGGGAGTGCGACTGCCGCCTCGAGTGGCTCAAGGAGTGGATGGAGAACTACAGGCTGGTCAGGGACATCCCGTGTGCCTCCCCCTCCTCGGTGGCAGGCGTTGATCTGACGGACGTGCTCTTTGAGAGGTCTCCCGAAGGTTTCTGTCTGGACCCGGAGGAGCTGAACGTCACGTCCGAGCGGCCGACCCCCAGCGAGGAGCCTTGGTCCACCACAGAGAGCAAGTTCAACAGCCTTATCTCCAAACTCCTGCTCCAGATGGGCCTTCCCGAGGAGGTGGCAAACGCCACTGAAGTGTACAGTAACAGCACACAGCTGGACGGACAGACGGAAGGGGTTTCTTCTGGCGTGGGGGAGGACAGAACCGAGGCTGGCTCCTGTTCCTTGTACCTCCCAGCACTTCTGGCAGTGATTGTTCTGCTGTGCAAATAG